From Planctomycetota bacterium, the proteins below share one genomic window:
- a CDS encoding type I phosphomannose isomerase catalytic subunit, translated as MQPIRLQSRPIEKMWGGRKLAEVLGRELPEGTIGESWEVYDFPPGVIEDDQWVSAKVRGTDMTLHDLLCENPEELLGSHEAVQTEHGPQFPLLIKFLDAREDLSVQVHPDDAYAAAHEGAHLKNECWTILQHEPNARLLAGLGDGVTADQFRSALEAGTVEELLRAVPAEVGVTHYLPSGTVHALGAGMLVAEVQTPSDTTYRVFDFNRVDPSTGEQRELHIEPALACIDFDDPNPPKPSDVHSMGASGVVVDAPQFTVHRRAASTSTPVEPGFAVLLCTEGSATLGRERFKRGDVVILPHDRDDLTVKPDGHAVWLETRLPTA; from the coding sequence ATGCAGCCGATTCGATTACAGTCACGACCGATTGAGAAAATGTGGGGCGGGCGGAAGCTGGCCGAGGTGCTGGGGCGGGAGTTGCCCGAGGGGACCATCGGCGAGTCGTGGGAGGTGTACGACTTTCCGCCGGGGGTGATCGAGGACGACCAATGGGTGTCGGCAAAGGTCCGCGGCACCGACATGACCCTGCACGACCTGTTGTGCGAGAACCCGGAAGAGTTGCTCGGCTCCCACGAGGCGGTCCAGACCGAGCACGGGCCGCAGTTCCCGTTGCTCATCAAGTTCCTCGATGCCCGTGAGGATCTGTCGGTGCAGGTCCATCCCGACGACGCCTACGCCGCTGCGCATGAGGGGGCCCACCTCAAGAACGAATGCTGGACGATCCTGCAGCACGAGCCGAACGCGCGGCTGCTGGCCGGGTTGGGCGATGGCGTAACAGCGGATCAGTTCCGCAGCGCCCTCGAGGCCGGCACGGTCGAGGAGCTGCTCCGGGCCGTCCCCGCGGAAGTGGGCGTCACGCATTATCTGCCCAGCGGGACGGTCCATGCGCTAGGTGCGGGCATGCTCGTGGCCGAGGTGCAGACGCCGTCGGACACGACCTACCGGGTGTTCGACTTCAACCGCGTCGATCCCTCGACCGGCGAGCAACGGGAGTTGCACATCGAGCCGGCGCTGGCGTGCATCGACTTCGACGATCCGAACCCGCCCAAGCCGTCGGACGTTCACTCGATGGGGGCCAGCGGGGTGGTCGTCGACGCGCCGCAGTTCACGGTCCATCGCCGGGCGGCATCGACTTCGACACCCGTCGAACCCGGCTTCGCGGTGCTGCTCTGCACCGAAGGCAGTGCGACGCTCGGCAGGGAACGGTTCAAGCGTGGCGACG